The segment ccgatgtaaaaacaataaaccaattgatataaaattcttctttgtattctaatatattcatacataatcaatctacattactaacaaagttcatcccgaaattccgtatatttcccaagatatgcaaaaatgaattcggaaaaatgcctattattttttggtcgacttttagTTTGGCCCTGGCACTATacgactaaacagaatgtttgagcattgcaacaagcaaTTACATTGAATATGCAGCATAAGATATCagttctaaaatgaatttcttatcccagttcataaaatgaagtccgcaatagctccaagtgactgaaaatttaTACTTTATAGTACCTAAAttagtccgtaatagctccaagtcactgaaaattttaaaaccgtctgtactttcatttatcacagtcattttcatcggtgccactaactacccacattaacatcattattatcaatcgtcaaacacctgtgataaattggtttagataaaaatagacataataagacatttgtatatttataaagacttgttattaaaataatttatgtactataaagaatcaatattgataaataataGTATTTGAGTCTGTAAATCGCTATGGGTCCTTTCATCCTTTTTGGGTAATTAGTCATAACTACTGTAATGGCTGGGATATtgaaagtacagacggttttaaaatttcagtcacttggagctattacggacttcattttatgaattggggtaagaaattcattttagaaatgatatcttatgCTGCACATTCAATGTAATACCTTGCTACAATTATCAAACAATTCTGTTTAGTCGTATAGtgccagggcccagctaaaggtcgaccaaaaaataataggcatttttccgaattcatttttgcatatcttgggaagtatacggaatttcgggatgaactttgttAGCAATGTAGATtgatgtatgaataaattaaaatacagagtagaattttatatcgaTTGATTATTgcttttacatcggctaacttgggtaccctatatttagagttctatacctttactctttatatagtaaattcgacctcAAGCGATGCAATTTAATTGCCTGTGTGACAAACaggatggtttcagcttctctatcgtcaacttacCATATTCATGTAGCGATACtcaattatcacctgtatatgttgtttatatctctcaaatgattcgataatCAAGATCTTGTAATGTGTATTATCAGTTGTTAAAACCTGGCAAACTAGTTAAAGTTACAgatatttcaacagtctcgtttaaagtcagcattccgcaaattctatgatcgttataggAATCTAGCTTGCAAATACAatctatcaatgggtcaaatactgtgtgatgtgtttcataccgattagcACAAATTATGGCGACTGGTTATGCATCCATTCTGAAGAAGATAACAAAGTACTTGTTTATAGATGCCACCGACAGGCCTACGTCACGTGATGCCAATGACCTGAACTGATTTTCGACCTCGGTCGGTTGGGCTAAAATGGAATCATTATAAAATATTCCTTTCTAGTCATCTGCATCATTGCCAtaatattattgaaaaatatcaGAAAGACATAGGAAGCGCTAAGGTAgttaaaattttataacatttataAAGAACAAGGGGCAATAAAATACCCCAGAGCTTTACCTGTCACCTCGAGTGCAAATATTCTAGTATGTCGCTCTTTAAGTCGTGTAATGTATGTATAATGTTGAAGTTTCGTCACGTATCGGAGAAACTGTAATGTTCAAAGTATTAGCAAATctaattttgaaagaaaaacaattccGCGGAATTTCACCACTCCAATACCTTCTTTTGCACTATCATACAGGATTCCGCCATTACCAGTGAAAGTAAAAAGTTAtcataaaaggtgaaaataacgaacagtgatcaatctcataactcccacaagcaatacaaaatagatagttgggcaaacacggaccctggatataccagaggtgggatcaagtgcctaagaggagtaagcaactccagcatattttttttatttcaccttcagagtacttgtgcgtggaatcagagtggcgtttaagaaagtaattttttggatgactgatcactagatatgaatatgaaTCCTTTATGATATTAATGTAATGTCAATATATGTTTTAGTTCATGAGTTCTAAAATTTCATATCAGAAAAGTTATACGAAAGAGTTAAATCATGTACCATGGTGTGATGAAAATTTGTCGAATTGTGCATCAAATGCGTCAGTTTGGTCTCAGAATTTGATTATATGTTCTTTATATGCACATTTGGAAATTTCTTTATCTTCACGGAAAGTTTGTAAAATACCTTAATAGCTGAAGAAGATGTATTATTgcaatgaaaggtaaagataactcctataagcaatacaaaatagagatttggacaaacacggtcccctggacacaccagaggtgggatcaggtgcctaggaggaggtagtatcccctgtcgaccggtcacacccgccacgaGTCCTACtagtatatcttgatcaggtaaacagagtaatccgtagtcaaaatcagtgtgccaagaacggcctaacaatgggtatgattgatatgaaaaagaaaataattacctttatctttgaatgtgtgtgtgtatgtatagatatgtgtgtatatgtgtgtgtatatattggATGCAGAAGGTGCAAAGAGTAATTGCAAGTGTGAATGAGTGATTGTAGATTACAGTTGTatgtttgtatttgtaaatgtgttgaaataccaaaataaaacattaaaaaaaacaatcggtatgaaacaaatcagacagaatttgaactaatgataggttgtattggcaaaatatgttgttataacgactatagaatttgcgaaatgctgactttaaacgagactgttgaaatccctgcaccatcaacttgttagtCAGTATAACATTTCTCATTTTAAGTACCTTGATAATAGTAGCTAACTTTACTGATCTTCTTTCATGGAGTTTTTATCTACTACAAGCGGTACTAGCATTTTCAAGTTTTGTATAACATTAatcaatatttcttaattttcattCTCAAAGAAAGTGACAAGGAGCtcatttcaaacttttatttttcacaaatgtaTCCACTATGGTAAATCCCGTTGTCGCAGTAAACGTCATGAAATGTGTAGCGCTCTCCTGCGTAAAAGAACATGCAGTCTTCTGGAGATCTGTCACTTCCGTCGGGTTGTCCGACACCAAACGCATGATACGTCATCTTAACCATTTTTCCGTTTCTGATCCACCTCCAGTCTCCTCCTGATTGCCTCCTGTTTATGTTCCTCCCACCGACGTAGAAATGGAGACCTGTTATAAATAAGGACTAGCTTGGTTTGATAACAAAATAATAGTTCATATTACTACAATTAATTGGATAATGCAGGTTCGTGGGTATGGCgtgtaaaactttgttaaatatatattaagagCAAAGATTGTGATATTATCTACAAGACTAAGAttgtaatattatttacaagacTAAATCTCCTAACAAGTAGATGTATGCTATCAATTAGAATTATGATTCCAGCTGAAGGTCTAGAATTAGGAAAGGGAATGTGTCGTTTCATAATTACATGACAGGAACAGTGGGGTGTACGAGTTTAATGCTACTTTACCGTCATACACTTACAGAATATACATCACGATTAGAATTAGCAATGGACAgaaaaatactgaaaattagtcggaaataaagaaaagatgCATTGATTTATACCggatatttttcatatcaaacaGCGAGGTAGAGCAGTGCAAAAATGCATGTATGACACTTGGGACCCAACCTtaagatatatcatttttacaattttgtggtcccgtggggatacgggttagaataggtcctcagtaccccctccttgtcgtaagaggcgactaaatgggtcggtccttcggatgagaccgaataAACCGAAGCCCCATGTCCCAGTAGGTGTGCAACGATAAACATCCCTCCCTGCTACAAGGCCCAGAgcagaggcctaaattttgcagcccttcaccggcaatggtgacgtacGTTTCTatgatatgagtgaaatattctcgagagggaagtttaacaatatacaagcAACCACAATTTTGTCAGAACAGAGTAATCATATAAAAGATCGAGTATTTTGATGAATTTGAGccaattttgaaataagaaattgatgactattttcataaatgtttaaaaatttcataaagTGGAAATGGAGCGATTATAGTATAATGTATATGCGGCGAAGTTCAGTCTTTTCCTTTGATAATGATTTCTTCTAAAAGTAGTCAAATTCACGCTTATGAACACTTTAGATTAGTTggaaatgtaaagaaatattcacattacacatgtaatatataatcAGTTTTGTAGAGCACGGAAGGAGATAACAGTGAATAATATGCTGATCACTCAGGAAATTCATTACAAAATTGCAAGAAGTGGCGGAACGATACTCGTTCTTTACACCAATATGTTATTTGTAGTTGTGGGTTGAAATTTCGTTTCATAATCAAAagataaatttaaaaagtttcatTCTCATAAGAATTATCGCTAAATGTTTTcgtatatttgtttgaattcgATCATATTCCCAATTACACAATTAGTGGGGCAATTAATGAAAGTCTAGAGTGAGAGATAAATATAGCTGTCCAAAGACTTAAAATGTCCACGACAATGTCTAACATCAAAAAAGCATCACCAATGCAACTTTACGTAGGTGTAAATCTAAGTTttcatattacaatatttacatttccaaagcTTATatcttcgatatctttaccagttgaaatgatagacatttcctcatgaatgtgaacaatgtgcataaTCAATGGTATATATTACGACTCTTTTATCGATTGTGGATAAgatgacagaaatgaaagtaaaatgtaaacattataaaCAGCAACGCTTCATGCATTCACGTTTTTCATCAGCGCTGTAATATAGAATGACTCGTCATTCCCGGCACCGCGTGAGTATTCAAACGGAACACATCCCTCCCTCGTAAGGAGtgttaaaataatttattttaccaAACAAATATTCGCTGTTATGACTTTAAACGTCATGTATCAATACATGAGTGAATTTGAATGGGTCGTAAAACACCATGGAAATAAAACAATGTAGAACTGATTTACTGTCTCCTTCAGACCATGGCAGCTAATGATAAAATTTAATCACTATTGTACAGAAcatcaataatttaaaaatgatttgaaaactttagagacagataagaataaaatatatttgacaTAATCATTTTTCTTAACTTGTACAGTTATGAATTTGACATTACCTGAATTCATCCTCTTCAATTTCTGTTTCATCAACATCGCTTCCTCCAGTGTTTCGAAGTTAGCCAGATACGCCCCCATACGGCTACATCGAGCCTGAACAAGGGAGTAAAATATAAGCAGAAGGACCATACAAGTTGAAACCAAAAAAGGGGGATTTACCCggaggaataaaaaaaattaagaaaacacGCCTGATTGAATTTTGGAGATTGATAGAAATGTTACTTACAAATGCTTCGTCTGCGGAAACTTTGTCTCTGCTGATGTAATAACAgtttttctcataaatatgaaATGGAGGCTTGCATTTGTAAGCTATAAACGAAACAAAATAACATAATTTAGCACTTGAACTTCCTGTACAATCGTCATTAGTTGAGGTGAGTTATTTTTCGCTAATATTAATAACCTCAGCAAGTTTATAGCTTAACCAATTAGAAACCTCCCAAGTATGAACCAATCCAAGAATTTATGTCCCAATCCAAGAAGAAACGAAAACAATTTCACAAACAATCACTAAAGATTGAGAGATTGATATATCAGACAGTTTCAGTATCACAAACAATCACTAAAGATTGGGAGATTGATACATCAGACAGTTTCAGTATCACAAACGTACATCTCGATATATTTGTGATAATCTTGTAATTAGTCTTCAATTCTTCCCAAAAAGTGTCGTTTGGTTTTTTCCATTTAATTTTATTCAGGTATGAAATATTGCAGAATATCATGATTGCAAAtctaaaataacaaattgaaacctgACATAATCAATAGCACTATGCAGTTATAAAAGTTAAAGAATAAGTAactgtatgattgattgattgattgatgttttccgccacactcaacaatttttcagttatctggtggcgcccagtttttattggtggaagagagaacccagatacaatgtacctgggaagagaccaccgacctttcgaaaggtgagcgcgatgctctaaccacttggccacggTATGAATAACATGACGAATGATGATATAATAACCTAAGGATAACCCATAAAGGCTTAAATCAGCTTATTTCCAATAGGATCcttatattcatataatatatctGATTAGTAGGTTTTGATTAATAGTTGCATTATGCGTTGAAAACTTACAAACTTCAGACATATTTTTACGATAGAAttctaaaatttcttttaaaaaagtattgcCAAAATTGGACAAGTTATCTTATATCCCTAGCCTTGCTGGCTAATAAGGATTTCACAGCTTTTATTTGACATCGAAAACAAATCGCCTTTATTATAACGCGAATTGATATTAAACTGTGTGTTAAATAAGTTGTTTTCATCGAGTCGGAtcgaaattttaattttgtgtcACAGATCAAAtatgaacccccccccccccttgcataaattgataattaatGTGGTGTGATTTAGTACTTCAAGTTTGAGTTTTGCTGAActgaattatttttcaaaatcattgatCAAAATAGGCAATGACGatgcaaatatttttaattagCATACACTATTATACAATAAAACTAGAGGAACAAATTATCTCGTTACTGGTTAAATAGATACGACTAACATGGTAAATGATGTAAAATAAAGCAATTAAAAGGAAAGGATAACAATGCATggataatgaaaggtgaagataatataAGATGATATGGATAATATAAGATGTTATGTCTAGTACTAAATGTGCTTTTCACCGTGAAGTGATGAAGATGACGAGGTTGTAGTGGCTAAATCTGATTAGAATCAGTGAGAAACTGTAACCAATCAGAGCTCAATATCACAGATCATAATTATAGATGAGTTATATCTATGAGGGAAAAGGTTTAAAGATTATGCAAGGAATAAGAGATGGTTTAAAATGCGcaattatgaattaaaatacGTTAAAAGATGAACATTCTATATCAAGATTAtacttttaaagtaaataatGCAATTTCAAAAAGTAACTTCAAAAATAGTAATCATCAGACGGTCTTTCCACGTCTTGCCTTTACAAAGGTTAGGAAGAAGATTAGTCACCTCAATCTGGGTAGTAGATACTAGTACACAAAGTACGTAAACAATCAATAACCACAGCAGTTACACATTTTAAACGAGTCAAAATAGTGCAGTGTAGAATTTAAAGTGAAATCGTTCAaacagtaatcaaaattttgtaatttcctgtagtgaattattttttattaatactcttcaaaatgataccatgattccAAAAAAATCCCACCAGCGATTTATTACCTGTACAAGATGATCGTTTAACATCTTGAATAAGTCTAAACGAGAACTTTATGGGGCAAGCTTTCTTATGATAGAACTATCAATACATTGAATGTCACTCACCTTTCGTCGAACAGGCCAGTACAATTGAAGCACACAACCAATAAAACCCGATGGTCATCTTGAACATCCGTCTGATCTAGCTTGGGAATGGCACCTGCGACCAGTTATATTTATAAGTAAAATTCAATACAACAGATTAAGTTACATTGCATTTACTCCGCGTGATGGCACgtaaataattcattatttcaatagAATAGATCAACAACACAATGTTGGCAGTctttgtcatggctttacttGAGTAATACAATACAAGTtaaattcatttcaacaataatATTCCACTTCACtatattattgtattatataataaGTCATTAAACTACAATGCATGATCTACATCGACTTTGGTAGTTATGACGTAAGATCAATGCTCAATAACGTGATCAATCAATCGATATTTCAATCCAACAACACTTCAAATCAATCAAtgtttcaatcaatcaatataataatcaaccagtgtatcaatgttttcaaTCAGTCAATATATTCAATATGTCAATCAAGATAAGCCCAATTATTGGCCACGGACCTGGAAGAAAACAGAATCGGGGCAGCTTAAGCAAAATTCGGCACTTGCGGATTACACCACTACAAGTATTTCGTTGAAAAGCCATGGCGCTTTGGTATGTTAGCTCACTCGTGACAATGTGTAtctgaaaaatacataaaaagaaCAGCAGAAACCCGatgtaaaattaaattgaatacctatcaaaattttgggggttgggttgaaaattttgtttggaTGGATTCCAGATTTGAAATTGGCGCGCCcgtaatatatataaaattcaactTTCGGCAGCTCCCTGCTACAGAGTTGCGCATGCGCATTGTAACTTTTTCTTTCGCTTTGAATCCTGAACGGTAAACAAATTCAGTCATGATTGCGCTAGCTATTTTCTGTGTGGTATGTTcctttttaatcattttttaaattaatatgttgacggtgctaccgtttgagcgagcgcagcttcatgtatgtacatattaaattttgtaatgttcatgctttgatcaggtatCTACcccgggcactggaagttaatgtaaatatatagtatgtgtatgtataaaaatatatccaCATTTGgtatggacccccccccccccctccttttttatacatgcacatactatatatttacattaacttccagtgcccgtgatttaaacaatatatctattgtaatgttcatgctttgatcaggttcaatttaaacaatatctatttgccgAATAATCACATATATGGCAAGGAATAAGGACTCTGTTTTTAAGTGCTTCTTTTGTACCCAAGGTTACATGCTCTATATTCCTTTATACAAAAGTTACAGAAAGGGTACAGCACAAATCATGGAAATTGAAAGTAAGAATTACATGAGGTGGCTCTACATAACCTAGGGTACAATGGGTACAGAAGTTAAAATGGTCTGTTGGATGCAGCTGATTGGTCAAGAATGTAACATGTCCACGCCTTCGATTACCTATATAGCTATTGCTACCTGTGATTATGACCTCGTCCTATCTGAACAATCAATTACAATTGATTCTATCTATTATTTCTGCTGTGTGTACAGCATCTT is part of the Ostrea edulis chromosome 2, xbOstEdul1.1, whole genome shotgun sequence genome and harbors:
- the LOC130052253 gene encoding C-type lectin domain family 4 member E-like, which codes for MFKMTIGFYWLCASIVLACSTKAYKCKPPFHIYEKNCYYISRDKVSADEAFARCSRMGAYLANFETLEEAMLMKQKLKRMNSGLHFYVGGRNINRRQSGGDWRWIRNGKMVKMTYHAFGVGQPDGSDRSPEDCMFFYAGERYTFHDVYCDNGIYHSGYICEK